In Dyadobacter sp. NIV53, a single window of DNA contains:
- the secY gene encoding preprotein translocase subunit SecY — translation MKRFFETIKHIFSIEELRTRILNTLLFITIFRLGSYVALPGVEPDNMNVSTEGLLGLIDVFVGGSFSKASIFALGIMPYISASIAIQLLTMALPYFQKMQKEGESGRKKLNQFTRVLTIVVTLVQGTAYLNTMVPDEALLVPRSLFSISSVFVLTAGTMFCMWLGERITDKGIGNGISMLIMIGIVSRFPGAIYKEFVSRGSGQILLFVIEIVALYFVIMGAVMLTQAVRRIPIQYAKQVVGNRVMGGQRQYLPLKLNAAGVMPIIFAQALMFIPSLGASYFAEKSDFASDVATIFANYTTWQYNLLFAVLIIVFTFFYTAISVNPQQIADDMKRGGGFIPGVKPGQQTSEYISSILDRITFPGSLMLAVVATLPAFASLLGVSTDFAHFFGGTSLLIMVGVVLDTLQQVESYLLMRRYEGLMKSGRVKGRTESVAI, via the coding sequence ATGAAACGATTTTTTGAGACGATAAAACACATATTTTCAATAGAGGAGTTGAGGACACGTATTCTCAACACTCTTTTGTTTATAACGATATTCCGTTTAGGGTCGTATGTAGCTTTGCCTGGCGTCGAGCCGGACAATATGAATGTTTCTACTGAAGGCTTGTTAGGTCTGATCGATGTCTTTGTTGGTGGCTCTTTTAGTAAAGCCTCCATTTTTGCATTAGGCATCATGCCATATATTTCTGCATCGATTGCGATACAGCTTTTGACTATGGCATTGCCATATTTTCAAAAGATGCAGAAAGAGGGTGAATCAGGACGAAAGAAATTAAACCAGTTTACACGGGTGCTTACTATTGTTGTTACACTTGTGCAGGGAACTGCTTATTTGAATACAATGGTTCCTGACGAAGCACTACTGGTTCCACGTAGCCTTTTTTCCATCTCGTCTGTATTTGTACTTACAGCGGGTACCATGTTTTGTATGTGGTTGGGTGAGAGAATTACTGATAAGGGTATTGGAAATGGAATATCAATGCTTATTATGATTGGTATTGTTTCCCGTTTTCCGGGTGCTATTTATAAAGAATTTGTTTCCAGAGGCAGTGGCCAAATCCTATTGTTTGTAATTGAAATAGTAGCATTGTACTTTGTTATAATGGGTGCTGTAATGTTAACACAGGCTGTTCGCAGGATACCTATTCAATATGCAAAACAAGTTGTTGGTAACCGGGTAATGGGTGGACAGCGTCAGTATTTACCCTTGAAGCTTAATGCGGCTGGTGTAATGCCAATCATTTTTGCTCAGGCATTGATGTTCATTCCTTCATTGGGTGCTTCTTACTTTGCCGAAAAGAGTGACTTCGCTAGTGATGTTGCTACAATTTTTGCGAATTATACAACCTGGCAATACAATCTGTTATTTGCTGTATTAATTATAGTATTTACCTTTTTTTACACTGCTATTTCGGTAAATCCGCAACAGATTGCAGATGATATGAAAAGAGGTGGTGGATTTATTCCGGGTGTAAAACCAGGACAGCAAACGTCAGAATATATTAGTTCTATTCTGGATCGTATCACCTTCCCAGGATCTTTGATGCTTGCTGTTGTTGCGACTTTACCTGCGTTTGCCAGCTTATTAGGAGTATCTACGGACTTTGCACATTTCTTTGGAGGAACATCTTTACTTATTATGGTTGGTGTTGTTTTGGATACTTTACAACAAGTGGAAAGCTACTTGCTTATGCGTAGGTATGAAGGCTTAATGAAATCAGGACGCGTAAAAGGTAGAACAGAAAGTGTTGCTATCTAA
- the rplW gene encoding 50S ribosomal protein L23: MSVLKRPIITEKVTAQGGQGKYAFEVSLTSNKVEIKKAIEKLFGVTVESVHTMRSIGKSKSRTSGGKFVSGKTSTIKKAIVTVAEGEIIDIYGEA; encoded by the coding sequence ATGAGTGTACTGAAACGTCCGATTATAACCGAAAAGGTAACGGCTCAGGGTGGTCAAGGAAAATATGCCTTTGAAGTATCCCTTACTTCAAACAAAGTTGAGATCAAAAAGGCTATTGAAAAACTGTTTGGGGTTACCGTAGAAAGCGTTCACACAATGCGCAGCATTGGTAAAAGCAAATCCCGCACATCGGGAGGAAAGTTTGTAAGTGGAAAAACGTCAACTATAAAGAAAGCTATTGTAACAGTAGCAGAAGGTGAGATCATCGATATTTACGGTGAAGCATAA
- the rplP gene encoding 50S ribosomal protein L16, translating to MLQPKRTKFRKQQKGKGSYNGLATRGHEIAFGSFAIKALEPGWLTARQIEAARISVTRAMKREGQVWIRIFPDKPITKKPAEVRMGKGKGAPEYWVAPVKPGTIIFEANGVTLDTANEALRLAAQKLPIKTKFVVRRDYQE from the coding sequence ATGTTACAGCCGAAAAGGACAAAATTTCGCAAGCAACAAAAGGGAAAGGGTTCATACAACGGTTTGGCTACACGTGGGCATGAAATCGCTTTCGGATCATTTGCTATCAAGGCACTTGAACCAGGTTGGCTGACTGCACGTCAGATTGAAGCAGCCCGTATTTCAGTAACACGTGCTATGAAACGTGAAGGCCAGGTTTGGATTCGTATTTTCCCAGACAAACCAATTACCAAAAAACCTGCAGAGGTTCGTATGGGTAAAGGTAAAGGTGCTCCGGAATATTGGGTAGCTCCTGTTAAGCCCGGAACAATCATCTTCGAAGCGAACGGTGTTACACTGGATACCGCAAATGAAGCATTGCGTTTGGCTGCACAAAAGTTGCCGATCAAAACAAAGTTCGTGGTACGTCGGGATTATCAGGAATAA
- the rpsE gene encoding 30S ribosomal protein S5 has product MSTNTKPSKVNESDLKERVVAINRVAKVVKGGRRFSFSAIVVVGDGNGTVGHGLGKANEVTDAIAKGIDDAKKNLIQIPMLKHTVPHAMEGKFSGGFVLIKPAAPGTGVLAGGPMRAVLESAGIKDVLAKSKGSSNPHNVIKATIDALLKMRAPHQVAFQRGVKLDKVFNG; this is encoded by the coding sequence ATGTCTACAAATACAAAACCTTCAAAGGTTAACGAATCGGATCTGAAAGAACGCGTAGTAGCAATCAATCGGGTAGCAAAAGTAGTAAAAGGTGGTCGTCGTTTTAGTTTTTCGGCTATCGTTGTTGTGGGTGACGGTAATGGTACTGTGGGCCACGGCTTGGGTAAAGCTAATGAGGTTACTGATGCAATTGCAAAGGGGATTGATGATGCAAAAAAGAATTTGATACAAATTCCAATGTTGAAACATACTGTTCCTCATGCTATGGAAGGTAAATTCAGCGGTGGTTTTGTTTTAATTAAACCAGCTGCTCCAGGAACAGGTGTACTTGCGGGTGGTCCTATGAGAGCGGTTCTGGAAAGTGCTGGTATCAAGGATGTATTGGCAAAATCAAAAGGATCATCCAATCCGCACAATGTAATTAAAGCTACAATTGATGCTCTTTTGAAAATGAGAGCTCCTCATCAGGTTGCTTTTCAGCGTGGCGTTAAATTGGACAAAGTTTTTAACGGATAA
- the rplE gene encoding 50S ribosomal protein L5: protein MAQPRLKIKYTSEVVSQLKEKFQYKSIMQVPRLTKIVINKGIGAAVADKKLVDTGVEELGLITGQKAIATISKKAVSNFKLRENMPIGAKVTLRGDRMYEFLDRLTSIAMPRVRDFKGISDKGFDGRGNYTFGVKEQIIFPEISIEKVNKITGMDITFVTSTNSDEESYELLKALGMPFTNANKQG, encoded by the coding sequence ATGGCACAGCCAAGATTAAAAATAAAATACACGAGCGAAGTAGTTTCGCAGCTGAAAGAAAAATTTCAGTATAAGTCAATCATGCAGGTTCCGCGTTTGACTAAAATCGTGATCAATAAAGGAATAGGTGCAGCAGTTGCTGACAAGAAACTTGTTGACACAGGTGTTGAAGAACTAGGTTTGATCACAGGCCAAAAAGCAATCGCAACGATTTCTAAGAAAGCGGTATCTAACTTTAAACTGCGTGAAAACATGCCGATCGGTGCTAAAGTCACCTTACGCGGAGATCGTATGTATGAATTCCTGGATCGTCTGACTTCCATCGCTATGCCTCGCGTACGTGATTTCAAAGGAATCAGTGACAAGGGTTTTGACGGACGTGGTAATTACACATTCGGTGTTAAAGAGCAGATAATCTTTCCTGAGATCAGTATCGAAAAGGTAAATAAGATTACAGGTATGGATATCACATTTGTTACTTCAACCAATTCTGACGAAGAAAGTTATGAATTGCTGAAAGCACTTGGAATGCCTTTCACTAATGCGAACAAACAAGGATAA
- the rplR gene encoding 50S ribosomal protein L18 translates to MATAKVDRRQRLKYHIRKKVKGSAERPRLSVFRSNTSIYAQIIDDITGVTLASASSVELGGRKENSNVDVALEVGKKIAAKAQEAGIQAVVFDRNGYLYHGKVKALAEGAREGGLKF, encoded by the coding sequence ATGGCTACCGCAAAAGTAGATAGAAGACAACGCCTGAAGTACCACATTCGTAAAAAGGTGAAAGGTAGTGCTGAGCGCCCGAGATTATCGGTTTTTCGTTCAAACACCAGCATTTATGCACAAATCATTGATGATATAACTGGTGTTACCCTTGCAAGTGCGTCGTCCGTAGAGCTTGGGGGAAGAAAAGAGAACTCAAACGTGGATGTAGCTCTTGAAGTTGGTAAAAAGATTGCTGCTAAAGCACAGGAGGCAGGTATTCAAGCGGTTGTATTTGATCGTAATGGATATTTGTATCACGGTAAAGTAAAAGCATTGGCCGAAGGAGCTCGTGAGGGTGGCCTGAAATTCTAG
- the rpsC gene encoding 30S ribosomal protein S3, which produces MGQKVNPIGLRLGIVRGWESSWYGGKDFSDKLVEDEKIRNYIKARIPKGSISKVVIERTLKRITLTIHTARPGIVIGKGGSEVDKIKEELKKITGKDVQINIYEIKRPEIDAKLVGEAIAQQLQARISYRRAMKQSIASAMRVGTQGIKIRLAGRLGGAEMARTEEYKEGRIPLHTLRADIDYAISEAQTIYGKIGIKVWIFKGELYGKRDLTPSAATAASDRAERSTGGGNDRGGNDRGGRDRRGGRGGNEGGGAPRADGAGGGSEADRRKRNKNKKK; this is translated from the coding sequence ATGGGACAAAAGGTTAATCCTATAGGTCTGAGACTAGGAATTGTTAGAGGATGGGAGTCAAGTTGGTATGGTGGAAAGGACTTTTCTGACAAACTTGTTGAAGACGAAAAAATTCGTAACTATATCAAGGCACGTATCCCTAAGGGATCAATCTCGAAAGTAGTTATTGAGAGAACGCTAAAACGCATCACTCTTACGATACACACGGCTCGCCCGGGTATTGTTATCGGTAAAGGTGGTAGCGAGGTAGACAAAATCAAAGAAGAGCTTAAAAAGATTACAGGCAAAGATGTTCAGATTAACATCTATGAAATCAAAAGGCCTGAAATTGATGCTAAATTGGTTGGAGAAGCAATCGCTCAACAATTGCAGGCTCGTATCTCTTACCGTCGTGCAATGAAGCAATCAATTGCTTCTGCCATGAGGGTTGGAACACAAGGTATTAAGATTCGTCTTGCAGGACGTCTTGGTGGAGCTGAAATGGCTCGTACTGAAGAATACAAAGAAGGACGTATTCCTCTTCACACATTGAGAGCGGATATCGATTATGCAATTTCCGAAGCACAAACTATCTATGGGAAAATAGGTATTAAAGTTTGGATCTTTAAAGGTGAATTGTATGGTAAACGTGATTTGACTCCAAGTGCAGCAACTGCTGCATCTGACAGAGCGGAAAGAAGCACAGGCGGTGGAAACGATCGTGGTGGAAATGACCGTGGTGGTAGAGACAGAAGAGGTGGACGTGGCGGAAATGAAGGTGGAGGTGCTCCCCGCGCTGATGGCGCTGGTGGCGGAAGTGAAGCTGATCGCCGCAAGAGAAATAAAAATAAGAAGAAGTAA
- the rpsH gene encoding 30S ribosomal protein S8: MLTDPIADYLTRLRNAIKAKHRVVEIPASNIKKEITKVLFDKGYIQSYKFDEIGPQGTIKIALKYNPVTKQSAIVKLERVSKPGLRKYSGSSTLPRVLGGLGTVIISTSKGVMTDKEAKTLNVGGEVLCFVY, translated from the coding sequence ATGTTAACGGATCCCATAGCAGATTATCTAACCAGACTCAGAAATGCCATCAAGGCAAAACATAGAGTTGTAGAGATACCTGCATCCAACATAAAAAAAGAAATAACGAAGGTACTTTTTGATAAAGGTTATATCCAGAGTTATAAGTTTGACGAAATCGGGCCTCAGGGTACAATCAAGATAGCCTTGAAATATAATCCTGTGACGAAACAGTCTGCAATTGTAAAATTGGAGAGAGTCAGTAAGCCGGGGTTGCGTAAATATTCAGGTTCATCAACACTACCGCGTGTTTTGGGTGGATTAGGAACTGTAATCATCTCTACATCTAAGGGTGTAATGACTGATAAGGAAGCTAAGACATTGAACGTAGGTGGAGAAGTGTTATGTTTCGTGTATTAA
- the rplN gene encoding 50S ribosomal protein L14 produces the protein MVQQESRLSVADNSGAKEVLVIRVLGGTGKRYASVGDKIVVTVKSALSSSSMKKGTVSKAVVVRTKKEVRRKDGTYIRFEDNAAVLLNNNDEPRGTRIFGPVARELREKQFMKIVSLAPEVL, from the coding sequence ATGGTACAGCAAGAATCAAGACTGTCGGTAGCAGATAACAGCGGCGCAAAGGAAGTACTCGTAATTCGTGTACTGGGCGGAACTGGAAAGCGCTATGCATCAGTAGGCGACAAGATCGTCGTAACAGTAAAATCTGCTCTTTCTTCAAGCAGTATGAAAAAGGGAACGGTTTCAAAGGCCGTTGTGGTACGGACCAAAAAGGAAGTACGACGCAAAGATGGTACATACATTCGTTTTGAAGATAATGCAGCGGTTTTATTGAACAACAATGATGAACCACGCGGTACACGTATCTTCGGCCCTGTTGCACGGGAATTGCGTGAAAAGCAATTTATGAAGATCGTATCATTGGCACCAGAAGTGTTGTAA
- the rplC gene encoding 50S ribosomal protein L3, with product MSGLIGKKIGMTSLYNADGQALACTVIQAGPCVVTQVRSEEKDGYKAIQLGFGEKKEKSSSQPLIGHFKKANTTPKQKLVEFKEFEVEHELGTSLSVQDVFAEGEFVDVVGSAKGRGFQGVVKRHGFAGVGGQTHGQHNRARHPGSIGACSFPSRVFKGIRMGGRMGNNRVKIQNLRILKVIPEQNLIVVSGSVPGSKNSFLILEK from the coding sequence ATGTCTGGTTTAATAGGTAAAAAAATCGGAATGACTAGTTTGTACAACGCTGATGGGCAGGCTCTGGCGTGTACGGTTATCCAAGCTGGTCCTTGTGTAGTAACGCAAGTTAGGTCCGAAGAAAAGGATGGTTATAAAGCCATTCAGTTAGGTTTTGGTGAGAAAAAAGAAAAAAGTTCTTCTCAGCCATTAATTGGTCACTTCAAGAAAGCCAACACAACTCCCAAACAAAAATTGGTTGAGTTTAAGGAATTTGAAGTAGAGCATGAACTTGGAACTTCACTGTCAGTACAAGATGTATTTGCAGAAGGTGAATTTGTTGATGTAGTTGGTTCTGCCAAAGGACGCGGTTTTCAGGGTGTTGTGAAACGTCATGGATTCGCTGGAGTTGGTGGTCAGACACACGGTCAGCATAACCGTGCACGTCACCCAGGTTCGATTGGTGCTTGTTCATTCCCATCACGCGTATTTAAAGGCATTCGTATGGGTGGTCGCATGGGTAACAATCGTGTAAAAATTCAGAATTTGCGTATTCTGAAAGTGATCCCTGAGCAAAATCTTATAGTAGTAAGTGGCTCAGTACCTGGTTCAAAGAATTCATTTCTAATCCTTGAGAAATAG
- the rpmC gene encoding 50S ribosomal protein L29, giving the protein MTSKEIKDLSQDQLKEQIAQERERLLRLKFAHAISPVENPLRIRASRKEVARLLTELSAKNNQQ; this is encoded by the coding sequence ATGACTAGTAAAGAAATAAAGGATCTGTCGCAGGATCAGCTTAAAGAGCAGATCGCCCAAGAGAGAGAGCGCTTATTAAGGTTGAAATTTGCTCATGCTATTTCTCCCGTCGAAAACCCTTTGCGTATTCGCGCCTCACGTAAGGAAGTTGCAAGACTCCTAACCGAGCTGTCGGCTAAAAATAACCAACAGTAA
- the rpsQ gene encoding 30S ribosomal protein S17, translated as MEATERNLRKERVGKVVSNKMDKSCVITVERKVKHPMYGKFMTKTTKLMVHDETNQVGIGDTIRVMETRPLSKNKRWRLIEILERAK; from the coding sequence ATGGAGGCAACAGAAAGAAATTTACGCAAAGAAAGAGTCGGCAAAGTGGTGAGTAACAAAATGGATAAATCCTGTGTTATCACTGTCGAACGTAAGGTAAAGCATCCGATGTATGGTAAGTTTATGACTAAAACTACCAAGTTAATGGTGCATGACGAAACAAATCAGGTTGGAATTGGTGATACAATCCGCGTGATGGAAACTCGTCCGCTTAGTAAGAACAAGCGTTGGAGATTAATAGAAATCCTTGAAAGAGCGAAATAA
- the rplX gene encoding 50S ribosomal protein L24, whose amino-acid sequence MESKNKKAPAKLHIRSGDTVKVISGNAKGETGKIKKVLIEKSRATVEGVNMITKHVKPNAQNPQGSIEKLEGTIHISNLMVVDPKTGEPTRTGRKADDKGKLQRFSKKTGEFL is encoded by the coding sequence ATGGAAAGTAAAAATAAAAAAGCCCCAGCAAAATTGCATATCCGTAGCGGAGATACTGTGAAAGTAATTTCCGGTAATGCAAAGGGCGAAACAGGAAAAATTAAAAAAGTGCTTATCGAGAAATCAAGAGCTACTGTGGAAGGGGTTAACATGATAACAAAACATGTTAAACCAAATGCACAAAATCCACAAGGGAGCATTGAGAAACTGGAAGGTACTATCCATATCAGCAATTTGATGGTGGTAGATCCTAAAACCGGGGAGCCAACCCGTACAGGTCGTAAAGCAGATGACAAAGGAAAATTGCAACGCTTTTCTAAAAAGACTGGCGAGTTTTTATAA
- the rplV gene encoding 50S ribosomal protein L22 — MEARAILRNVPTSPRKMRLVADMIRGQKVSKALALLKFQPSASSPVLHKVLLSAVANWQQLNEDAKLEDADLIVKTVFIDGGRMLKRLRPAPQGRAHRIRKRSNHITIVIDDAAVSIASADKQAVITES, encoded by the coding sequence ATGGAAGCAAGAGCTATATTAAGAAATGTGCCTACTTCTCCTCGTAAGATGAGATTAGTAGCCGACATGATTCGCGGACAAAAGGTCAGCAAAGCGTTGGCGCTGTTAAAGTTTCAACCAAGTGCTTCTTCTCCGGTATTGCATAAAGTATTACTTTCTGCAGTAGCGAACTGGCAGCAATTGAATGAAGATGCAAAGCTGGAAGACGCTGATCTCATTGTTAAAACCGTATTTATCGACGGTGGACGTATGTTGAAGCGTTTGCGCCCTGCCCCGCAAGGAAGAGCACACAGAATTCGTAAGCGTTCTAATCACATTACAATTGTGATTGATGACGCAGCGGTTTCTATCGCAAGCGCAGATAAACAAGCAGTAATCACCGAATCATAA
- the rplD gene encoding 50S ribosomal protein L4: MELSVLNIKGEDTGKKVTVSEEIFGIEPNTHAIYLDVKLYLANQRQGTHKSKERAEINHSTRKIKKQKGTGGARAGSIKSPVFVGGGRIFGPRPRDYGFKINKKVKALARKSAFSVKAKSDAISVLEAFTFDAPKTKSYLNVLNSLALVNTKTLLILPTVDSNVYLSSRNIPKAKVITVDAVNTYDLMYADRLLISESALSILETQLNK; encoded by the coding sequence ATGGAACTGTCCGTATTAAATATAAAAGGAGAAGATACCGGCAAGAAGGTTACTGTGTCAGAAGAAATTTTTGGCATTGAACCTAATACGCATGCGATCTATCTCGATGTAAAGCTGTACCTGGCTAATCAACGCCAAGGAACACACAAGTCAAAAGAACGTGCTGAAATTAATCACTCAACACGTAAGATTAAGAAACAAAAAGGAACCGGCGGAGCTCGTGCAGGTAGCATTAAATCTCCGGTGTTTGTAGGTGGTGGACGTATTTTTGGTCCAAGGCCTCGTGACTACGGTTTTAAAATCAATAAGAAAGTTAAAGCATTGGCTCGTAAGTCAGCTTTTTCTGTAAAGGCAAAGTCTGATGCCATTTCTGTTCTGGAAGCATTTACATTTGATGCTCCAAAAACTAAATCGTATCTGAATGTTTTAAATTCACTTGCATTGGTGAATACAAAAACATTATTAATTCTTCCAACAGTTGACAGTAACGTTTATTTGTCAAGCCGTAACATTCCGAAAGCGAAAGTTATCACTGTGGATGCAGTTAATACTTATGACCTGATGTATGCAGACCGTCTTTTAATAAGTGAATCTGCTTTGTCTATTTTGGAAACCCAATTGAACAAATAA
- the rpsN gene encoding 30S ribosomal protein S14, protein MAKESVKARERKRQALVARYAEKRKTLKAAEDWVGLDKLPRNSSPVRLHNRCKITGRPRGYMRKFGISRVLFRDMASDGKIPGVTKSSW, encoded by the coding sequence ATGGCAAAAGAATCAGTAAAAGCACGGGAAAGAAAAAGACAAGCGTTAGTAGCTCGTTATGCTGAAAAGCGTAAAACATTGAAAGCTGCTGAAGATTGGGTTGGTCTTGATAAATTACCACGTAACTCTTCACCTGTACGTCTGCACAATCGCTGCAAAATAACAGGAAGACCTCGTGGATATATGCGAAAATTCGGAATTTCAAGAGTTCTGTTTCGGGATATGGCCTCAGATGGTAAAATTCCGGGTGTTACCAAATCAAGTTGGTAG
- the rplB gene encoding 50S ribosomal protein L2, with protein MAVKKLKPTSAGQRFRSAPTFEEITASKPERSLLETVKRTGGRNSAGRRTMRHIGGGHKRKYRVIDFKRNRFDAPATVLTIEYDPNRSARIALVQYADDEKRYVIAPNGLKVGQVIVSGSSVAPEVGNALPLGSMPIGTIVHNIELTPGKGGQFARSAGAYAQLVAREGKYAVLKMPSGEMRMILSTCIATVGTVSNSSHMNVSYGKAGRKRWLGRRPRVRGVAMNPVDHPMGGGEGRSSGGQPRSRNGQFSKGLKTRDRNKHSEKLIISRRKK; from the coding sequence ATGGCAGTTAAAAAATTAAAACCCACAAGTGCTGGTCAACGTTTTCGTTCAGCTCCTACTTTTGAGGAGATCACTGCATCGAAACCGGAAAGGAGTCTCTTAGAAACCGTCAAAAGAACAGGCGGTCGCAATAGCGCAGGACGCCGGACCATGCGACATATAGGTGGTGGTCATAAGCGGAAATACCGCGTAATAGATTTCAAAAGAAATCGTTTTGATGCACCGGCCACAGTTCTTACAATAGAGTACGATCCAAACCGCTCTGCACGTATCGCTTTGGTACAATATGCAGATGACGAAAAAAGATACGTAATTGCTCCGAACGGATTGAAAGTTGGACAAGTAATTGTTTCAGGAAGTTCAGTAGCGCCGGAAGTAGGAAACGCTCTTCCATTAGGTTCTATGCCAATTGGTACAATTGTTCATAACATAGAACTTACTCCTGGTAAAGGAGGGCAATTCGCAAGAAGCGCGGGAGCATATGCTCAGCTGGTAGCGCGTGAAGGTAAATATGCAGTTTTAAAAATGCCCTCCGGCGAAATGCGTATGATACTTTCAACCTGTATCGCAACAGTTGGAACAGTTTCCAACTCAAGTCACATGAATGTGAGTTACGGTAAAGCAGGCCGTAAGCGTTGGTTAGGTCGTCGCCCACGTGTTCGTGGTGTAGCTATGAACCCAGTCGATCACCCAATGGGTGGTGGTGAAGGTCGTTCATCCGGTGGACAACCACGGTCACGTAACGGTCAGTTCTCAAAAGGACTTAAAACCCGTGATCGTAATAAGCATTCTGAGAAATTGATTATCAGCCGTCGTAAAAAATAA
- the rplF gene encoding 50S ribosomal protein L6 produces the protein MSRIGNKSIVLPAGVSVSVADDNVVSVKGPKGTLTQAVDSDMSVEIEGNELRVKRPTEQKRHKALHGLYRSLINNMIIGVDAGYKKELEIIGVGYKASAANNVLELQLGYSHNIFMSIPEEIKLTTTSEKGQNPKVILEGIDKELIGSVAAKIKSLRKVEPYKGKGIRFVGEIVRRKAGKSASKK, from the coding sequence ATGTCACGAATAGGAAATAAAAGTATTGTTTTACCGGCAGGTGTCTCTGTATCAGTTGCAGATGATAATGTTGTATCGGTAAAAGGACCGAAAGGAACTTTGACTCAAGCAGTAGATAGCGACATGAGTGTTGAAATCGAAGGAAATGAGTTGAGAGTGAAACGGCCTACAGAGCAGAAACGCCACAAAGCGTTACATGGCTTGTATCGTTCATTGATCAATAACATGATCATTGGTGTAGATGCAGGGTATAAAAAGGAATTGGAAATTATTGGTGTAGGTTATAAGGCTAGTGCTGCTAACAATGTGTTAGAATTGCAGCTGGGTTATTCTCACAACATTTTCATGTCAATTCCTGAGGAAATTAAACTTACAACTACTTCTGAAAAAGGCCAGAATCCAAAAGTGATTTTGGAAGGAATTGACAAAGAGTTGATAGGTTCGGTTGCTGCGAAGATTAAGTCGTTACGTAAAGTTGAGCCTTACAAAGGTAAAGGTATACGTTTTGTTGGTGAAATTGTACGTCGTAAAGCTGGTAAGTCTGCCTCTAAGAAGTAG
- the rpmD gene encoding 50S ribosomal protein L30 has protein sequence MSKVRITQIKSTIDRPERQKLTIKALGLGKLNRSVEKENSDAIAGMIRKVSHLVTVEEI, from the coding sequence ATGTCAAAAGTACGTATTACACAAATTAAGAGTACAATCGATCGTCCGGAAAGACAAAAACTGACTATAAAAGCGTTAGGTCTTGGAAAACTGAACAGATCGGTTGAAAAGGAGAACAGCGATGCGATTGCTGGGATGATCCGGAAGGTTAGCCATTTGGTAACAGTTGAAGAAATTTAA
- the rpsS gene encoding 30S ribosomal protein S19 — MARSLKKGPYIDFRLENKVTVMNGAARKSVIKTWSRRSMISPDFIGHTFAVHNGNKFIPVYVTENMVGHKLGEFSPTRNFRGHTAKKDKGRK, encoded by the coding sequence ATGGCACGCTCATTAAAAAAAGGACCATATATCGACTTCCGCCTGGAGAACAAAGTTACCGTGATGAATGGTGCAGCTCGTAAGTCAGTTATCAAAACATGGTCTCGACGCTCAATGATTTCGCCTGATTTTATCGGGCATACATTTGCAGTGCATAACGGAAACAAGTTTATACCTGTTTATGTAACTGAAAATATGGTTGGTCACAAACTGGGAGAGTTTTCCCCGACACGTAATTTCCGTGGCCATACTGCAAAAAAAGATAAAGGAAGAAAATAA
- the rpsJ gene encoding 30S ribosomal protein S10, translated as MNQKIRIKLRSFDHNLVDKSAEKIVKAVKATGAVVSGPIPLPTKIEKFTVLRSPHVNKKSREQFQLCTYKRLVDIFSTSAKTVDALMKLELPSGVDVEIKV; from the coding sequence ATGAATCAAAAAATTCGTATTAAACTGCGGTCATTCGACCACAATCTGGTTGATAAATCGGCCGAGAAAATTGTAAAGGCAGTAAAGGCGACAGGTGCGGTAGTTAGCGGACCAATTCCTTTGCCTACTAAAATTGAAAAATTCACTGTTTTGCGTTCTCCGCACGTTAACAAAAAATCACGTGAACAATTTCAGCTTTGTACTTACAAACGTTTAGTAGATATTTTTTCTACAAGTGCAAAAACGGTTGACGCCTTGATGAAACTTGAATTGCCAAGTGGAGTTGACGTTGAAATTAAAGTATAG